The genomic region CGGCCGGAGGCGGCGGCGAGCGTGGCCCACCAGCCCATCATCACGCCGGACAGCAGCTCGTCGTCACCGCCGCGCATCGACACCCAGCGGGCGGTGAGGGCGCGGAAGTCGGTCTCGTCCAGGTAGCCGTCGCCGTCGGCGTCCATCGCGGTGAACACCACGGACACCTTGCGTCTCTGCAAGTCGCTCGCCATGCGCAGGACGATAGGCCGAACGCCGCAACGGAAACCATAGGCCGAACGGGTCCGAACCTTCGCGCGAAGGATGGACGTCGAAAGATGCATGTCATTCCACATCGAACGCTTCGCAGAGCTGCAACCGGCCGGAGACGCCGAGCTTGCGGTAGACGGCGGTGAGCACGCCCTCGACCGCGGTGGCCGGCATGAGCAACGCCCCGGCGATCTCCTCGTTGCTCCGCCCGCGTGCCGCCAGCGTCGCCACCTGGTGCTCCGCCGGGGTGAGCGCGGTCGGCCCGGTCTGGCGCATCCGCCGCGGACCCGCGTTCGTGGCCACCAGCTCGGAGTGGGCGCGTGCGGCCATCGCCGTGGAACCGCACTTCTGCGCCAGGTCCAGTGCCTCGCGCAACGACGCCCGCGGGTGGCCGGGTCGCCCTGCCGCCGTGCCACCACGCCGAGGTCGACCAGCGCCCGGCCCAGCTCGAGCCGGGCGGGGAGCCGCGCAGCACCCGGACCCTCCTCCAGGTGCGCGCGCCGGCGGCTCCCGCGGTGACCCGGCCGAGCGCGCGCAACGCCATGCCCAACGCCCTGGGCGCGCCCCAGATCCTGGCCAGCTCGACCTCCTCCAGCGCGAACCGGCGGGCGCGCTCACCGTCACCCAGCGCCGCACACGCCACCGCGGCACCCGAACGCCACGCCAGCGCGGCCGGGTTGCGGTAGGGCCACAGCTCGCAGTGCCGGGACGCGGCCAGGAACGCTTCCAGGGCCTCGTTGTCCTCGCCCTGCACGATCAACGCCCGGCCGCGGACGGTCAACATCCCGCTGTAGGTCCACATCCGGCGCACCTCGTCGGTCGTGGTCTTCTCGATCAACGCCAGCGCCTCGTCCGGCCTGCCCTCCTCCAGCAGGATGTCCGCGAGCAACGCCGCGTGCCACGCCGTCACCGCGTGCCAGCGCGGGTCCTGCCGCAGGTGGTCGGACGCCGCCACCAGGTCGGCCCGCGCGGAGACGAGGTCTCCCTTGCGCCGCTGGACGTTCGCCCGCATCACCGACACCAGCGCGCGCAACGCCGGTGCCTGCGCGCGGTCCACGTCGTCGAGGATCGCGAGCGCCGCGTCGAGCTGGTCGGCCAGGTTCAGCACCATCGCCGAGGTCAGCGCGGACATCGCGCCGTCGGTGGACAGCCCCGCCACGGCCTCGTCCGCGCCGATCGCACCGACCATCACGTGGTGCAGCACCCCGGCGGGCGTGTCGAGCGGCACCACCGCCGGCACCGCCTCCTGCCACACCAGCCCGTGCACGACCAGGTGGGGAAACGCCTGGCTCGCCTGCAGAACGTCCACGAGCTCCAACGGTTTCCCGTCGGCGTGCAGTGCGTACGACAACGCGACCGCGGAGTCGACGTCGTCCACATCGGACTCGAACGCCTCGCGCAACCGGGCGTTGGCACCGGGCAGGTTCCCGACCAGCTCCGCGACACCCAGCATCCGCAACGCCCGCGCCGGGTTCGCCACCGGTTCGCGCAACACCCGCCACAGCAACCGCGCGGCCGCCGACGAGTCGCCCCGGCCCACCGCCTCGTGCGCGGCGCGGTCGAGGACCTCGCCGGCCCAGGGTTCGAGGCCGGGTGCGGTTTCCAGCAGGTGCTCGGCGACGGCTGGTCGGGGGCCGTGGGCGCGCAGGGACCGTGCCGCGCGCAGGTGGAGTGCCGCGCGGCGGTGGCGGGCATGTCGTGCAGGAGTGCCGCCGCGGTGCGGGTGCAGCGCGGTCGCGATGTCGGTCGCCATCCGAGGGGGAAAGCGGTCACCACGTCCGCGCCTGCCACTGCCGGCCGTGCTGCCGTGCCCGCTGCTGCAGGTCCTGCCAGCCCGAGCAGTTCCACCGTCCGCACCGCCTCCGCCAGCTCGGCCGGGCTCACCCCGGCCAGCTCCGCCAGCACCCCGGATGCGGTGCCGGTCCGAGCACCGCCAGGCAGTGCGCCGCCGTCACCACCGCCGCCGGTCGCGCCGCAGCCGGGCCACCACGACCTCCCCGGCCACCTCCGCACCGCGGTCCGCGACCCGCCAGGCCGCCTCCGCCGTCGGCGGCACGCCGTCCTCGGCCAGCGCCCGCAGCAGCCGCACGGTCAGCAACGGGTTGCCGCCGGTCGCGTCCTGGCAGGCGGCGACGAACTCCGGCGCCGCCGCACCGAGCGCCTCCGACACCAGGCCCGCCACCTCGGCCTGCGACAGGCTCCCCAGCACCACCCGCCGACTGCCCGCCGTGATTTCGCCGAACGACGGGTCGTCCACGCGTTCACCGGCGCCGACGGCCAGCACGACCGCGATCGGCAGCCCTGGCACCCGCAGTGCCAGGTAGGCGAGCCACCGCAACGACGCCGTGTCCGCCCAGTGCGCGTCGTCCACCACGACGAGCAGCCCGGAGGCACCGGCGAGAGCCGTGGCGAGCCGGTACACGCCCTGCAGCACCGGGAAGTCGGCCGCCGGCGCCGTCAACCGGAGGGCCGGCAGCGCCTCCGGAGGCACGACCGCGGGATCCGCCAAATCGAACAGCTGAGCCACCACGCCAAAAAGTAAATCGATTTCCAGAGCACTTCCGCGGGCGCGCACGACATGTCTGCCGGAGGCTTCCCAGTGCGCGGCGACGGCGTCCAGCACCGCGGTCTTGCCCGTACCCGGAGCGCCTTCCACGATCGTCGTCGTGCCCTGCGCCACCTGATCGCTGATTCCGGCACACCACGCTTTCAGCCGGTTTTCCAAGATCTCTCCGCAGCCGTGGGTGAAAGGATCAGCAGAAATGATGCTAGGAGAAAGCGCGCCACTTGCCCAGGTAAAGGTAGATGCGCTATGGACGTCTCAACAGGGTGCTCACCCGTATGATCCGCCAGGCAACTACTCGAATGGGTAGAGGCAGCCACGAGGGGAGCCGTCTGGTCGGCCAGGCGGACCAACCGTGCTGCGCCGGGGGAGGCGTGGTGCGGCTCGGCGTGGTCGTACGGCGTTTGTCCTCCGCCGCCGCGGAGCGAGAGGAAAATCGGTTGTCGGGGAATCGGGACGGGGTGTTCCGCGGCCGCGAAGGGGAACGGGAGCTCCTCGGCGGTGTGCTGGACACGGGTGCCGGCGTGGTGCTGGTCGACGGTGCGGCGGGCACCGGGAAGACCAGGCTGCTGGCGGAGGCGGCCGCACTGGCCGCACGCCGCGGCTTCGCGGTCGTGACCGCGCGGGACGAGCTGGACCAGCCGTTCCTGTTGGCGCGCCTGGCCGAACGCGAACCGGACGGGCCCACGCTGGTGGTGCTCGACGACCTCCACCTGGCCGAGCCGGGCACCCTCGCCGCGTTGCGCGCACTGCTCCCCGCCTTCGAGCAGAAGAAGGTGGTCTGGCTGCTCGCCCGGCGCGGCGGCGAGGGCACCGACCGCCTGTTCGCCGCACTCGCCCGCACCGCGGCCCGCATCGAGCTGCGCCCGTTGCCCGACGACGTGGTCGCGGAGCTCGTCGCCGACCTCACCGGTGGGGCTCCCGACCACGACCTGTGCGCGCTGGCCGCGACCGCCCAGGGCAACCCCGCCGCGCTCATCCGCCTCGTCACGGCACTGTGCGACGACGGTCAGGTCGTCGTCACCGCGGCACACGCCTCGCTGCGCACCGACTGCGCCCCGCGCCAGGCGGAAGCGCTGCTCCGGGACCGGGTCACCGCGTTGAGCGGCAAGGCCAGGCACCTCCTGCAGGTCGCGTCCGTGCTCGGCCGGCGGTTCGAACCCGGTGACGTCGCCGAGCTGCTCGCCTCCAGCACCGCGATCCTGTTGCCGGCGTTGGACGAGGTCATCGCCGCCGGGGTGGTGGCCGTGCACGAGGACCGGCTGGCGTTCCGGCACGAGCTGCTCTGGCGGCTGGTCGCCGACTCGGTGCCCGCACCCGTGCGGCGCGCGTTGCACCGCGAGGCCGGCGACATGCTGCTGGGGCGCGGGGACTCCGCCGTCGTGGCCGCCCGGCACCTGCTGCACGGTGCCGAGCGTGGTGACGTGCGGTCGGTCGACGGCCTGGCCGCGGCGGCGAAAGCCGTGCTGTGGCAGGCACCGGACGCCTCCGCCGAGCTCGCGGTGCGGGCGTTGGAGCTCACCGACCAGACCTCGCCGTCGCTGGTGCGCCGGACGGTGACCGCGGTGAGGGCGCTGACCGCGGCGGGCAGGCTCGCCGCGGCACAGGAGCTGGCGCGGGAGGCGTTGTCGCGTCAGGTGCCCGCGGCGAGCGCGGCCAAGCTGCGGCACTGCGTGGCGGTCACGGCGGTGCTGGCCCAGCAGCACGGCGAGGCGGTCGAGATCTCCGACGCACTGCTCGGCGAACCAGACCTGGCCACCGATCTCGTGCCGTGGGTGGAGATCACCAGGCTGATGGCGTTGCTCGGGCACGACCGGCGCCGCGCCGGTGAGCTGGCCGAGGAGGTCGTGCGCACCCACCACGGAGCGCCGGACGACGTGCTGGCCACCGCGCTGGCCGTCCTCGCGGCGATCGCCCGTGACGCCGGACAGCCGGGCGTCGCGCTGGAGCTGGCCCGCCAGGCCGCGCGATGCGTGTCGTCGCACGACCTGTGCGCGTACCCGCAGCTGCTGCTCGCGAACCTGCACTCCGGGCTGCGCGAGTTCGACGAGGCCGAGGGCGTGCTGCGCCGGGTGCGCAGCGGGCCGTCCGCCGTCGTCACCAGGGAGCTGCTGACCACCCTCGTGCAGGCGCGGATCCTGTTGCAGGAAGGGCGGATCGAGGAGGCGGCCGGCGCGGCCCGCACCGCGCTCACCACCGCGGAGGACACCGGGCACACCACGCTGCTCGCCCCGGCGCTGGTGGTGCTCGCCATGGTCGCGCTCCACACCGGCGACCTGCCGGCGGCGGTCGAGCACGTCGAGCGGTACCGCGCGCTCGTGTCGGCCGACGGGATCCTCTTCTCCCGCGCCTACTACCAGTGGGCGGACGTGCTCGTCACCCACGTGGGCCGTGGGCTTGACCAGGCACTCGGGCTGCTGACCGGCACCTGTGCAGGCCTGGTCTCCTCCGGGTTGTTCGCCGAGGAACCGCGGGCGGCCGGGTGGTTCGTGCGCAGGGCCGTGGAGGCGGGCGACGAGCGGCTGGCCGGGGCCGTCGTCGACCGGGTGGAGCGGCTGGCCGAGGAGAACCCGGGTTTCCGCGGTCGCCGCGGCCGCGCTGCACGCACGTGGCCTGGTCGACGGCGACGCGACGTTGCTGGAGCAGGCCGCCGCGCACCGGGACCCGTGGGCACGGGCGAACGCGGCCGAGGACCTGGGCACGTTGCTCGCACCGTCGGACCGCGCGGCGTCGGTCAAGGCGCTGGAGAACGCGCTCGGTCTCTACCGCGAGATCGGCGCGTCCCGGGACAGCGCCCGCGTGCTGGGCCGGCTGCGCAAGCTCGGCAGGCGGCGTCGTGCCGCTCCGGCGCGACCTTCGTCCGGATGGTCCAGTCTGGACGACACCGAACGGGCCATCGCGAACCTGGTCGCCAAGGGTCAGACGAACCGGCAGATCTCGACGCAGCTGTTCATGTCACCGCACACGGTGAACTTCCACCTGCGCAAGATCTTCCGCAAGCTCGGGATCAGCTCTCGCGTCGAGCTGGTGATGAGGTCTCGGGACGACCAGGGGTGACCGAGCGCTTGGCCTGGCGGCGCAGCTGCATGATCCGGGCCGCGCCGACCACCGCCACCAGCAGCGCTCCGCCGATCGCCCCGAACAGCAGCGCCACACCGAGCGGCAACGTGCTCTGGACCCACAGGAAGTGGATGGTGGCGTCGTCGCCGTTCTGCAGGATGAAGACCAGCAGGAAGATCGACACCACGATCGCGACCAGCACCGCCACCCACGCACCGCTGACCCTGGTCGGCCGCGGCTTCTTCGCCGCGGCCCCCGGCGTCACCCCCGGTGGGCTCGCCGGAGGGGTCTTGATCGGGGTCGTCGGAGGAGTCCGCTCCGGCCGTTCCGCCAGTTCGGACTGCCGGGTCGGTTCGAACTCGTCGCTCGGGGTCGCCACGGTCTGATTATCGGTGACCTGGCGCGATTCCGCGCGTTGGCCGATCGAGCGGTTCCGCCGTCACAGCCGCCGCAGACCCGAGAGAACTCGTTCCAGCAGCGCCATGTTCGGCTTGTCGCCCGGCTCGTGCACGGCGACCAGGTTCAGCGTGATCAGGTCGCTCAGCAGCACCCGCGTCACCCCGAGCGGGATCTTCATGAGCGCCGAGATCTCCGCGACCGACCGCGGCTGCAGGCACAGCCTCAGCATCTGGACCTGTTCCGCGGTCGCCCGGTGCAGGCGGTCCTCGTCGGTCGAGAGCAGCGTCTCCAGCCGGAGGTCGTGGCGGGCCGCCGTGCGGCCGCCGGTGCGGGCATAAGGACGGACCAGCGCGCTGTCCCGCGCCGGCACCTGAGGTTCTTCTTCCTGCATCGGCCACTCCGGATGCGGTTCCGGCGGTCGTTGGCGCAACGGTTGCTGACGGGGTAGTTGTTGCGTCTCCATACCGCTCGCGTCGTCCCTTGCATCGCCGCGCAAGCGTCTACGAGTCGCCGGAGACCCGAAACGTGCCCCCGTGTAACCGATTTCCGTCGCTCCTTCGTCGTGCACGTGCCCAAGCTATAACGAGATCGGCCAAATGTATGTCGATCACGTTGCCTTTTTGTTCCCCAGGTCGAATCTGACCTGGATTGCAGTGCCCGACGACGTCGTTTGGGTGCGCACGAGGTCCGCCAAACGGTTGACCAGCAACAGACCGCGACCGCCTGGATCGTTTGCGTGAACAGGTGTGCGTCCGGCCAGAACGTCGGTGATGTGGCCGTTGTCGTTGACTTGGCAAACAATGCTTTCGCTTTCGGTCCAGACCCGGACGGTGCTCTCGCCGCCGCCGTGCCGGACGCTGTTGGTCGCGAGTTCCGTGACCACGAGTGCGAAGTCGTCGACGCGATCGGGCGCGAGACCGAGCTTCGTGGCCTGCTCGCGCGCGAACGCCCGCACCGCCGCCATCGCCCCGGCACCGACGCTCGTGCTGGCGGCGCCCTCCGGGATGAGCAGCGGCATGGTGTGCGCTGCGACGACGACCCGTGCGGGGTGGAAGTGGTCACTGGGACGGTGACCGCCGGCGTCGATCACGACCGGGTGGGTCTTCTCGGCGTCGGCCAGGATGTCGTGGCTGAGCGTGGTGGTGTTGTACGGGCAGAGGATGCTGAGGTCACGGCCGCTGAACGCGTAGTTCACCAGTGCCTCGTGCAGCGCGCAGGCCGGGTACTCGACCTCGCTGCGCCCCTCCCACACCGGTTCGGCGATGATCCGCAACGGCCCGCGGTGCCGGTCGGCGAACGCGCGCAGGTCGGGGATGATCCGGCCGGGGTTGCGGCCGGTGTCCGCCAGGTCGATGAAGGTCACGAGGTGGGCGAACCCGCTGAGCGCCTCCCTGAGCAGCCCGAGGCTGCGGCTGGGCACCGCGATGACGACGGGTTCGGCGTTCGCCAGGCCCTCCACGACGAAGGGGACGATGCCGTCGATGTAGGACTCCTCGTCGGAGTAGAACAGCGCCGGATGTGCGAACGTCATGCGCCACCTCTCGTCAACGCCCCAGGATGCGCACCCGGCGCGCTGCTCAAACCATCATTTCTTGACCCTGACACCGTGTCAGCCCCTACACAGGAGCAGTCATGTTCACCATCGGAGACTTCGCCCATCTGGGGCGTGTGTCGGTGCGGATGCTGCGCCATTACGACGCGGTGGGGTTGCTCCCACCGGCCCACGTCGATCCCGGCTCCGGCTACCGCTTCTACACCGCCGCCCAGCTGCACCGGCTCAACCGCCTGGTCGCGCTGAAGGACCTCGGTCTGACGCTCGAACAGGTCCGCGTGATGCTCGACGAGGAGCTGAGCGTCGAGCAGCTGCACGGCATGCTGTCGCTGCGGCGGGCCGAGCTGCGGCAGCAGATCGTCGCGGACTCGGCCCGGTTGCGCCGGGTGGAGGCACGTCTCCGCGCCATCGAGAAGGAAGGCGCCATGCCTGCCGACGACGTCGTTGTGAAGCCCGTCCCGTCCGCCCGGATCGCCAGGCTGACCGCCACCGCCGCCTCCTACGGCCCGGAGGACATCGGCCCGGTCATCCAGCCGCTGTACCCGGAGCTGCTCTCCCGCGTGGAGCGCGCCGGCGTGCCGATCACCGGCTACGGCATCGCGACCTACGAACCGGCCGAGAGCGACGCGGTGCTCGTGCGCGCCGGCGTCACGGTGTCGGTCGACCCGTCCGACGCCTACGACTTCGAGGTCGTGGACCTGCCCGCGCTGGCGCAGGCGGCGACGATCGTGCACCGCGGGCTGATGGACGACGTCGACGCCACCTACCAGGCGGTGGCGACGTGGATCGAGGCCAACGGGTACCGGCAGAACGGGTTCGCGCGGGAGGTGTACCTGAACTACGGGGACGGGGACCCGGCGGACTGGGTGACGGAGCTGCAGCTGGAGATCGTCAAGCCGTGAGCGCGGCCCGCCGGGGAACGGTGGTGCCGCGGTGGGTGGTGCCGAGGCGGGCCGGGGCGCCCGCCTCGGCGCTGGTCCGAAGTGGACGGTGTGCGCTCGCAGCCGGAACGCTTCTCCGCTGAGTGCGGCTGCTGCGGTCCATCGGGGAGCCGAGGACCGGCCCGGTCAGGCCCGCTGGCCGCCGAGCAGGCCCGCCACGGCCTGGTGCAGCCGGTCCGACCGGTCGTGCAGGCTGAGCGACCGCAGCGTGGCCAGCTCGCCGCGGTACCAGGCCCGGCGGTCCGCTGTGGACCGTCGCTGGTCCACCAGAGCCACGTAGTGCTCGACCACGCGGGAGATCGCGGCCGCGGCGTTGCCGTCCTGGCGTTCCCGCGCGAACAACCGCACGAGGTCGGGCACCCGGTAGCGGTCGATCGTCAAGGCGTCGACCAGGCCCGCGTCGACCAGCCCTTCGGCGATGATCGCGGCCTCGGTCTCCGACCGCCCGATCAACGCGCCGATCGTGTCGGCCGCGACCACCGGCAGGTCCAGCGCGCCCAGCAGCCGCAACGTCGACCGCTCGGCCGAGGTCAGGCCGTCCCAGGCGGTCGACAACCGGTCGCGCACGCTGATGTCCTGCCACGACAGCAGGTCCAGCCGCCGGCGCGGGTCGGCCAGCCGCACGGCGAAGTCCGCCAGCGACCAGTCCGGGCGGGTGGCCAGGCGGTCGCCGACCAGTCGCAACGCCAGCGGCAGGTGCTCGCACAGCCGGGCGATCTCGGCCGCCGGACCCTCGCGGTCACCGACGTGCGACCGCAACAGCTCGACGGCCGACGCACCGGGCAACCGTCCAACGTGGACGTGCGCGCG from Lentzea guizhouensis harbors:
- a CDS encoding DUF742 domain-containing protein → MQEEEPQVPARDSALVRPYARTGGRTAARHDLRLETLLSTDEDRLHRATAEQVQMLRLCLQPRSVAEISALMKIPLGVTRVLLSDLITLNLVAVHEPGDKPNMALLERVLSGLRRL
- a CDS encoding AAA family ATPase; this encodes MENRLKAWCAGISDQVAQGTTTIVEGAPGTGKTAVLDAVAAHWEASGRHVVRARGSALEIDLLFGVVAQLFDLADPAVVPPEALPALRLTAPAADFPVLQGVYRLATALAGASGLLVVVDDAHWADTASLRWLAYLALRVPGLPIAVVLAVGAGERVDDPSFGEITAGSRRVVLGSLSQAEVAGLVSEALGAAAPEFVAACQDATGGNPLLTVRLLRALAEDGVPPTAEAAWRVADRGAEVAGEVVVARLRRDRRRW
- a CDS encoding helix-turn-helix domain-containing protein; the encoded protein is MLGRLRKLGRRRRAAPARPSSGWSSLDDTERAIANLVAKGQTNRQISTQLFMSPHTVNFHLRKIFRKLGISSRVELVMRSRDDQG
- a CDS encoding helix-turn-helix domain-containing protein; its protein translation is MAARAHSELVATNAGPRRMRQTGPTALTPAEHQVATLAARGRSNEEIAGALLMPATAVEGVLTAVYRKLGVSGRLQLCEAFDVE
- a CDS encoding anti-sigma factor RsbA family regulatory protein encodes the protein MTFAHPALFYSDEESYIDGIVPFVVEGLANAEPVVIAVPSRSLGLLREALSGFAHLVTFIDLADTGRNPGRIIPDLRAFADRHRGPLRIIAEPVWEGRSEVEYPACALHEALVNYAFSGRDLSILCPYNTTTLSHDILADAEKTHPVVIDAGGHRPSDHFHPARVVVAAHTMPLLIPEGAASTSVGAGAMAAVRAFAREQATKLGLAPDRVDDFALVVTELATNSVRHGGGESTVRVWTESESIVCQVNDNGHITDVLAGRTPVHANDPGGRGLLLVNRLADLVRTQTTSSGTAIQVRFDLGNKKAT
- a CDS encoding LapA family protein; this encodes MATPSDEFEPTRQSELAERPERTPPTTPIKTPPASPPGVTPGAAAKKPRPTRVSGAWVAVLVAIVVSIFLLVFILQNGDDATIHFLWVQSTLPLGVALLFGAIGGALLVAVVGAARIMQLRRQAKRSVTPGRPETSSPARRES
- a CDS encoding MerR family transcriptional regulator yields the protein MFTIGDFAHLGRVSVRMLRHYDAVGLLPPAHVDPGSGYRFYTAAQLHRLNRLVALKDLGLTLEQVRVMLDEELSVEQLHGMLSLRRAELRQQIVADSARLRRVEARLRAIEKEGAMPADDVVVKPVPSARIARLTATAASYGPEDIGPVIQPLYPELLSRVERAGVPITGYGIATYEPAESDAVLVRAGVTVSVDPSDAYDFEVVDLPALAQAATIVHRGLMDDVDATYQAVATWIEANGYRQNGFAREVYLNYGDGDPADWVTELQLEIVKP